A genomic segment from Nocardiopsis sp. Huas11 encodes:
- a CDS encoding MBL fold metallo-hydrolase: MGRRGFLRGATAGGALAPLLASTAAAVGPAAAAPRPRGGRGPSYRWLGVSGWRIDLPERSVLIDPYLSRIDTGLFDPDRPFDSATPLTVDTTVVDEHTADIGADGLILVTHAHWDHFGDVPHIATTTGARVVGTLTTSLLAQAMTVPSGQTSPVKGGEVLDFGDCVVEVVPSLHSRNPNHSLAFPGVRVEVPPAPATIADLPEGDTLAFQVTPASGPSAFFMGGSDFVERAVSGLAPDIAMIALPNTSSTHDYVPRLMEALDRPRTVVPVHWDHFERELTNPPVDGTGDGMSVEEFSRIVRQVSPRSTVRVPEYLTPVTYT; encoded by the coding sequence ATGGGACGACGAGGATTCCTGCGTGGCGCCACCGCGGGCGGCGCCCTGGCGCCCCTGCTCGCGAGCACGGCGGCGGCCGTCGGCCCGGCCGCCGCCGCGCCCAGACCCAGGGGCGGACGAGGGCCCTCCTACCGCTGGCTGGGCGTGAGCGGCTGGCGGATCGACCTGCCCGAGCGCTCGGTGCTGATCGACCCCTACCTCTCCCGCATCGACACCGGCCTGTTCGACCCTGACCGCCCGTTCGACTCCGCCACTCCGCTGACCGTCGACACCACGGTCGTGGACGAGCACACGGCCGACATCGGCGCGGACGGGCTCATCCTGGTCACCCACGCGCACTGGGACCACTTCGGCGACGTGCCCCACATCGCCACCACCACCGGGGCCCGCGTCGTGGGTACCCTCACCACCAGCCTGCTCGCCCAGGCCATGACGGTCCCCTCCGGCCAGACCTCCCCGGTCAAGGGCGGCGAGGTGCTCGACTTCGGCGACTGCGTCGTCGAGGTTGTCCCCTCCCTGCACAGCCGCAACCCCAACCACTCGCTGGCCTTCCCGGGTGTGAGGGTGGAGGTCCCCCCGGCCCCGGCCACCATCGCCGACCTGCCCGAGGGCGACACCCTCGCCTTCCAGGTCACGCCCGCCTCCGGCCCCTCGGCCTTCTTCATGGGCGGCAGCGACTTCGTGGAGCGCGCGGTGTCCGGCCTGGCTCCCGACATCGCCATGATCGCGCTGCCCAACACCTCCAGCACGCACGACTACGTGCCCCGCCTGATGGAGGCGCTGGACCGGCCCAGGACGGTCGTGCCCGTCCACTGGGACCACTTCGAGCGCGAACTCACCAACCCGCCCGTGGACGGCACCGGTGACGGTATGAGCGTGGAGGAGTTCAGCCGCATCGTGCGCCAGGTCTCCCCGAGGTCGACCGTGCGCGTGCCGGAGTACCTCACCCCGGTCACCTACACCTGA
- a CDS encoding serine hydrolase, with the protein MTTTDTFAPRVHVREIGGPGELGHRADEPLALASVAKVLITLEFARQAATGALDPAERVVARREDRLGGAGMAGFADDVELSLRDCANLAMTISDNTAADLLEERVGTEPVHLLVRELGLEHTRFTGGPRALLRAMLEDARTTGADPSDPHPPDPARVTSSTPRDLTRLLQLVWTDAAAPPRACAFVRELMARQLVRARLASGFAAEVLVSGKTGTLPGLRLEAGVVEYPDGRRYAVAVAAVGVQARGDGHDVDAALGRAARAAVEDLRGRRGTDSPEGALPAGPADVIR; encoded by the coding sequence GTGACCACCACCGACACCTTCGCGCCACGCGTGCACGTCCGGGAGATCGGCGGCCCCGGCGAGCTCGGCCACCGTGCCGACGAGCCCCTCGCCCTGGCCTCCGTGGCCAAGGTCCTCATCACCCTGGAGTTCGCCCGGCAGGCCGCCACCGGCGCCCTCGACCCGGCCGAACGCGTCGTGGCCCGGCGCGAGGACCGCCTCGGCGGTGCGGGCATGGCCGGATTCGCCGACGACGTGGAGCTGTCCCTGCGCGACTGCGCCAACCTCGCGATGACCATCAGCGACAACACCGCCGCCGACCTCCTCGAGGAGCGTGTGGGCACCGAACCCGTCCACCTGCTCGTGCGGGAACTGGGTCTGGAGCACACGCGCTTCACCGGCGGGCCGCGCGCCCTGCTGCGCGCCATGCTGGAGGACGCGCGCACCACCGGGGCCGACCCCTCGGACCCGCACCCGCCGGACCCCGCCCGGGTCACCTCCAGCACTCCGCGCGACCTCACCCGTCTGCTCCAGCTCGTGTGGACCGACGCCGCCGCCCCGCCGCGGGCCTGCGCCTTCGTGCGCGAACTCATGGCCCGCCAGCTCGTGCGGGCCCGTCTGGCCTCGGGGTTCGCCGCCGAGGTGCTCGTGAGCGGCAAGACCGGCACCCTGCCGGGGCTGCGCCTGGAGGCGGGCGTCGTGGAGTACCCCGACGGGCGCCGCTACGCCGTCGCCGTCGCGGCGGTGGGCGTCCAGGCCCGGGGCGACGGCCACGACGTCGACGCCGCGCTGGGCCGCGCCGCCCGGGCCGCGGTGGAGGACCTGCGCGGGCGCCGCGGGACGGATTCGCCCGAGGGCGCGCTCCCGGCCGGTCCCGCTGACGTCATCCGATAG
- a CDS encoding LysR family transcriptional regulator, whose product MDLGRHLRYFLVVAREGHFGDAALELGIAQPALSQSVRRLEEELGVALFDRSRRRVELTPAGRLLVDQAHRVVGAEARLRETMRRVRDGELGALRAGVPPGTSAVELRGLVAGMAERARDLDVDLGEMTGSELVRALGEGAVDTGLVTAPFDGADLVGRLVRSAPVGAVVPRDSPWARAREVALADLAGLELVVSARTAGPEWFERVLAVCRDQGWVPPRVREAGDAEFLLGLVLAGRGVALETAATAAREPRLAWRPLAGAPLVRRTEAVRPAEGAHPAAEMFAEVAALVFAGDRGAGPLSQEAGEMPWSLVYGADAGALVLPGDAAAQHPV is encoded by the coding sequence GTGGATCTCGGACGTCATCTGCGGTATTTCCTCGTGGTCGCGCGGGAGGGGCACTTCGGCGACGCCGCGCTGGAGCTGGGGATCGCCCAGCCGGCGCTGAGCCAGTCGGTGCGCCGGTTGGAGGAGGAACTGGGCGTGGCCCTGTTCGACCGCTCGCGGCGGCGGGTGGAGCTGACCCCGGCGGGTCGGCTGCTCGTTGACCAGGCGCACCGGGTGGTGGGCGCCGAGGCCCGGCTGCGGGAGACGATGCGGCGGGTGCGCGACGGCGAGCTGGGCGCGCTGCGCGCGGGCGTGCCGCCGGGGACGTCGGCGGTCGAACTGCGCGGACTGGTGGCGGGGATGGCCGAGCGCGCGCGCGATCTGGACGTGGACCTGGGCGAGATGACCGGCTCCGAGCTGGTGCGGGCGCTGGGCGAGGGCGCGGTGGACACCGGCCTGGTCACGGCGCCCTTCGATGGCGCGGACCTGGTGGGGCGGCTGGTGCGCAGTGCCCCGGTGGGCGCGGTGGTGCCGCGGGACTCTCCGTGGGCGCGCGCCCGGGAGGTGGCCCTGGCCGATCTGGCGGGGCTGGAGCTGGTGGTGTCCGCGCGCACGGCCGGTCCGGAGTGGTTCGAGCGGGTGCTGGCGGTCTGCCGCGACCAGGGGTGGGTACCGCCCCGGGTGCGGGAGGCGGGGGACGCGGAGTTCCTGCTGGGCCTGGTACTGGCGGGGCGCGGGGTGGCCCTGGAGACGGCGGCCACGGCCGCCCGGGAGCCGCGCCTGGCCTGGCGGCCGCTGGCGGGGGCTCCGCTGGTGCGCAGGACCGAGGCGGTGCGCCCGGCGGAGGGCGCGCACCCGGCGGCCGAGATGTTCGCCGAGGTCGCGGCGCTGGTGTTCGCGGGCGATCGCGGGGCCGGTCCGCTGTCGCAGGAGGCGGGCGAGATGCCCTGGTCCCTGGTGTACGGGGCCGACGCCGGAGCCCTCGTCCTGCCCGGGGACGCGGCCGCGCAGCACCCGGTGTGA
- a CDS encoding aminoglycoside phosphotransferase family protein — translation MRETTPAVTVPAALAASTTEIFGPEWTAALPGLTARQCDLWGLRPAGAPMHGLVSLVVPVRREDGSAAMLKMQPVDEETEGEPIALTAWAGDGAVRLLDHDPATGAMLLEPLSPGRDLSRVEITEALTVIGALLARLSAHPAPAGLRGLGTVTVDLAERGERIVAAGTCPERERALLADLAARAREIAAEPGDRLLHWDLHYENVLAPLPGSGREPWLAIDPKPLAGDPAFDLEPALDNRWDEAVATGDARRATRYRFDLLTAVAGLERDRARAWTLVRVLQECVWAVDDGADRLPAVHVTIAEALGR, via the coding sequence ATGCGTGAAACAACCCCCGCCGTCACCGTGCCCGCCGCGCTGGCCGCGAGCACGACCGAGATCTTCGGACCGGAGTGGACCGCCGCCCTCCCGGGGCTGACGGCACGCCAGTGCGACCTGTGGGGCCTGCGGCCCGCCGGCGCACCCATGCACGGCCTGGTGTCCCTGGTCGTACCGGTCCGGCGCGAGGACGGATCCGCCGCCATGCTCAAGATGCAGCCGGTGGACGAGGAGACCGAGGGCGAGCCGATCGCGCTCACGGCGTGGGCGGGCGACGGCGCCGTCCGGTTGCTGGACCACGACCCGGCCACGGGGGCGATGCTCCTCGAACCCCTCTCCCCCGGACGGGACCTGTCCCGGGTGGAGATCACCGAGGCACTGACGGTGATCGGCGCTCTGCTGGCCCGGCTGAGCGCCCACCCGGCGCCCGCCGGACTGCGCGGCCTGGGCACGGTGACCGTGGACCTGGCGGAGCGGGGCGAGCGAATCGTGGCCGCGGGGACGTGCCCGGAGCGCGAGCGGGCGCTGTTGGCCGACCTGGCGGCGCGGGCGCGCGAGATCGCGGCCGAGCCGGGTGACCGGCTGCTGCACTGGGATCTGCACTACGAGAACGTCCTTGCCCCGCTGCCCGGCAGCGGCCGTGAACCGTGGCTGGCCATCGACCCCAAGCCGTTGGCGGGTGATCCCGCGTTCGACCTGGAACCCGCGCTCGACAACCGCTGGGACGAGGCCGTGGCCACGGGTGACGCCCGGCGCGCGACACGGTACCGCTTCGACCTGCTGACGGCGGTCGCGGGCCTGGAACGCGACCGCGCACGGGCCTGGACCCTGGTGCGGGTGCTCCAGGAGTGCGTGTGGGCGGTCGACGACGGCGCCGACCGGCTGCCGGCCGTCCATGTCACCATCGCCGAGGCGTTGGGCCGGTAG
- a CDS encoding ATP-binding protein, with protein sequence MTAASVPLLDPPRRLVTASPDHSGIIIGHHLGYVSVVRRWVVQSARATPTLAHDMCVAASELTTNALLYTRSGLPGGHATIELLHRPATVILRVTDEGACDRENPSFPCPSPWPRRADVEGGRGLSLVERLADYWEWDHTPAGVSVRAVFSRSRPT encoded by the coding sequence ATGACCGCCGCATCGGTTCCTCTCCTCGACCCTCCCCGACGACTGGTGACCGCTTCCCCCGACCATTCCGGGATCATCATCGGACACCACCTCGGCTACGTATCGGTCGTCCGCAGGTGGGTCGTCCAATCCGCCCGCGCCACCCCGACCCTGGCGCACGACATGTGCGTCGCGGCCAGCGAACTCACGACCAACGCACTCCTGTACACCCGCAGCGGGCTTCCCGGCGGACACGCCACCATCGAACTCCTCCACCGTCCGGCGACCGTGATCCTCCGGGTCACCGACGAGGGGGCCTGCGACCGCGAGAACCCCTCCTTCCCCTGCCCCTCGCCCTGGCCGCGCCGGGCGGACGTTGAGGGCGGCAGGGGACTCTCCCTGGTGGAACGGCTCGCCGACTACTGGGAATGGGACCACACCCCGGCCGGTGTGAGCGTGCGCGCGGTCTTCTCCCGCTCGCGTCCCACGTGA
- a CDS encoding helix-turn-helix transcriptional regulator has product MNWALWFQLWPDIGSLPEHPVFMRSHVWLHVSMPPKTTPSEQAAIDQFGSELRRLRTLADMSQLDIGRLTGTSKQQVGAVERGIRRPSKKFAELADKALKCNGGLLNLWPGAKQTQPWWLEKFVEIERKSQVIQDFQPQVAPGLLQTESYARAVMWASFPPLSQQELEERVKRRMDRQKILDRENPPLALFVVEEGALRRSVGGAEVMKDQYKALIARSRMPHLRLQVLPFDRGAHSAMDWAFMLMRMTPVESLVYAEAPGGGHVITDVSVVADCQQRFSALQSMALSPNESIDFIASLGETT; this is encoded by the coding sequence ATGAACTGGGCATTGTGGTTCCAACTGTGGCCGGATATTGGATCGCTTCCCGAGCATCCGGTGTTCATGCGTAGCCATGTGTGGTTGCATGTATCCATGCCTCCCAAGACCACACCGTCAGAGCAGGCCGCTATAGACCAATTCGGTTCCGAGCTCCGGCGACTGAGAACTTTGGCCGATATGTCCCAATTGGACATCGGGCGCTTGACGGGCACGTCGAAGCAGCAGGTCGGGGCGGTAGAACGAGGCATTCGGCGACCCTCGAAGAAGTTCGCCGAACTCGCCGACAAGGCCCTGAAATGCAACGGCGGACTACTGAACCTGTGGCCAGGGGCCAAGCAGACACAGCCCTGGTGGCTGGAGAAGTTCGTTGAAATCGAGCGGAAGTCCCAGGTAATACAGGATTTTCAGCCGCAGGTCGCACCCGGGCTCCTCCAGACCGAAAGCTACGCACGAGCCGTCATGTGGGCCTCGTTCCCCCCACTGAGCCAACAGGAGCTGGAGGAGCGCGTGAAGAGGAGGATGGATCGGCAGAAGATCCTCGATCGCGAGAATCCCCCACTAGCGCTGTTCGTGGTCGAGGAAGGTGCTCTGCGCAGGTCAGTAGGCGGAGCCGAGGTGATGAAAGATCAGTACAAGGCTCTTATCGCGCGGTCACGCATGCCCCATCTGCGGCTCCAGGTACTCCCCTTCGACCGAGGGGCGCACAGCGCGATGGACTGGGCCTTCATGCTCATGCGGATGACACCTGTGGAGTCCCTTGTGTACGCGGAGGCACCGGGTGGAGGACACGTGATCACCGATGTTTCCGTGGTGGCAGACTGCCAGCAACGGTTCAGCGCGCTACAGAGCATGGCGCTCTCACCGAACGAATCCATCGACTTCATCGCTTCACTGGGAGAGACGACGTGA
- a CDS encoding DUF397 domain-containing protein produces MTDWHTSTYSGNTGACVEVKEDWVTSVRDTQNRDLGHLSFDSQEWSALVGAVRASA; encoded by the coding sequence GTGACGGACTGGCACACATCGACCTACAGCGGAAACACAGGGGCCTGTGTCGAAGTCAAGGAAGACTGGGTCACCAGTGTTCGTGACACCCAGAACCGGGACCTGGGCCACCTCTCATTCGACTCCCAGGAATGGTCCGCCCTGGTCGGCGCGGTGCGCGCTTCCGCCTGA
- a CDS encoding anhydro-N-acetylmuramic acid kinase has protein sequence MIVLGLSSGTSADGIDVAAADLRLEGDLIRLAPLGHRTTPYSPGLRQAIRNALPPAATTMEAVCRIDTGVGQEFAEAARRAHEDFTGGRAALVASHGQTLFHWAEGSRIHGTLQLGQPAWIAEATGLPVVSDLRAADVAAGGQGAPLAALLDALLLSGRAEPAAALNLGGIANVTVVRDGSPPQAFDTGPANALMDAAVRRVTGGRADVDSGGALARSGTPDADLLEHLLAEPYYRLAPPKSTGLELFGPAHLDAALQKIRVPSDADLLSTLAELTAVTVADALRPFAVAEVVASGGGVHNPVLMERLAARLRPTRLLTSESLGLDGDAKEAYLFALLGFLTWHGLAGSVPTCTGARRAPVAGRLTPGTGPLRLPAPVTTAPRRLRVEAPGS, from the coding sequence ATGATCGTCCTCGGGTTGTCCTCCGGTACCTCGGCCGACGGGATCGATGTCGCCGCCGCCGACCTGCGTCTGGAGGGCGACCTCATCCGCCTGGCCCCGCTCGGGCACCGCACCACCCCCTACTCCCCCGGGCTGCGCCAAGCCATCCGGAACGCCCTCCCCCCGGCGGCCACCACCATGGAGGCCGTCTGCCGGATCGACACGGGAGTGGGCCAGGAGTTCGCCGAGGCCGCCCGTCGCGCCCATGAGGACTTCACCGGCGGGCGGGCCGCACTGGTCGCCTCTCACGGGCAGACCCTGTTCCACTGGGCCGAGGGCTCCCGGATCCACGGCACCCTCCAGCTCGGCCAGCCCGCGTGGATCGCCGAGGCCACCGGCCTGCCGGTGGTCTCCGACCTGCGCGCGGCCGACGTGGCCGCCGGGGGCCAGGGCGCCCCGCTGGCCGCGCTCCTGGACGCCCTCCTGCTCTCCGGCCGCGCCGAACCGGCCGCCGCGCTCAACCTCGGCGGCATCGCCAACGTCACCGTCGTGCGCGACGGCTCCCCACCGCAGGCGTTCGACACCGGCCCCGCCAACGCCCTCATGGACGCCGCCGTGCGCCGGGTGACCGGGGGCCGGGCCGACGTCGACTCGGGCGGCGCACTCGCCCGCTCCGGCACCCCCGACGCCGACCTGCTGGAGCACCTGCTCGCCGAGCCCTACTACCGGCTGGCCCCGCCGAAGTCGACCGGGCTGGAACTGTTCGGCCCCGCCCACCTCGACGCCGCGCTCCAGAAGATCCGGGTGCCCTCGGACGCCGACCTGCTGTCCACCCTCGCGGAGCTGACCGCCGTGACCGTCGCGGACGCGCTGCGCCCGTTCGCGGTGGCCGAGGTGGTCGCCTCCGGCGGCGGGGTCCACAACCCCGTCCTGATGGAGCGCCTGGCCGCACGGCTGCGCCCCACGCGACTGCTCACCTCCGAATCCCTGGGCCTGGACGGCGACGCCAAGGAGGCCTACCTGTTCGCCCTCCTCGGTTTCCTCACCTGGCACGGCCTGGCCGGTTCCGTTCCCACCTGCACCGGGGCCCGTCGCGCACCCGTGGCCGGGCGCCTGACCCCCGGCACCGGCCCGCTACGCCTGCCCGCACCGGTCACCACCGCGCCGCGTCGCCTGCGCGTGGAGGCGCCCGGCTCCTGA
- a CDS encoding RNA-guided endonuclease TnpB family protein, with protein MKVVVRVKLLPSPEQAEALQATLHACSQAANAASQVAFATGATHKYALQQRVYAALKAEFGLSAQPAVRVIGKVADAYTTQNSHLTRGLLGRRGSKRRARAEASPIRFRPDSAQPFDARCLSWQMDAHTVSIWTTRGRMKNLAFTGSPEQLKTLAEHQRGETDLLYQDGMWFLSAICEVPEKPLNTDSAGFVGVDLGIVEIATTSTGQRHAGRTLNRYRRRQNRLRAKLQKKNTKSAKRVLKRLRRRETRRARDVNHTISKSIVERAERTGHGIALEDLKGIRGRVRQAKKNRYALHSWSFAQLRDFITYKARRAGVPVVVVDPAYTSQSCSECDHTSRRNRPTRAVFACTSCGVVLHADTNASRNLARRGEAAWNAGR; from the coding sequence ATGAAGGTGGTCGTGCGGGTGAAGCTGCTGCCCTCGCCTGAGCAGGCGGAGGCACTCCAGGCGACCCTGCACGCTTGCAGCCAGGCCGCAAACGCCGCCTCCCAAGTGGCGTTCGCGACCGGCGCCACCCACAAGTACGCCCTCCAACAGCGCGTGTATGCGGCTTTGAAAGCCGAGTTTGGGTTGTCAGCGCAGCCCGCGGTACGGGTGATCGGCAAGGTCGCCGACGCCTACACCACCCAAAACTCCCACCTCACACGCGGGCTCCTGGGCCGCCGGGGGTCCAAGCGCCGGGCTCGGGCCGAGGCCTCCCCGATCCGGTTCCGCCCCGACTCGGCGCAGCCGTTCGACGCGCGGTGCCTGTCCTGGCAGATGGACGCCCACACGGTCTCGATCTGGACCACCCGGGGCCGGATGAAGAACCTCGCCTTCACCGGCTCGCCCGAACAGCTCAAGACACTGGCCGAGCACCAACGCGGTGAGACCGACCTGCTGTACCAGGACGGGATGTGGTTCCTGTCCGCGATCTGTGAGGTGCCCGAGAAGCCGTTGAACACCGACTCGGCCGGGTTCGTGGGAGTGGATCTGGGGATCGTGGAGATCGCCACCACCTCCACCGGCCAACGCCACGCAGGCCGGACGCTCAACCGGTACCGCCGGCGCCAGAACCGCCTGAGGGCCAAACTCCAGAAGAAGAACACCAAGAGCGCCAAACGCGTGCTCAAGCGCCTGCGCCGCCGTGAGACGAGGCGGGCGAGGGACGTCAACCACACGATTTCGAAGAGCATCGTGGAGCGGGCCGAACGCACCGGCCACGGCATCGCCCTGGAGGACCTCAAGGGCATCCGTGGACGGGTACGGCAGGCCAAGAAGAACCGCTACGCGCTGCATTCGTGGAGTTTCGCCCAGCTGCGGGACTTCATCACCTACAAAGCACGCAGGGCCGGAGTGCCCGTCGTGGTCGTGGACCCGGCCTATACCTCCCAGTCCTGCTCGGAGTGCGACCACACCAGCAGACGCAACCGCCCCACCCGGGCCGTGTTCGCCTGCACCTCCTGTGGTGTGGTGTTGCACGCCGACACCAATGCTTCCCGCAACCTCGCCCGCAGAGGCGAGGCCGCGTGGAACGCGGGGCGATAA
- a CDS encoding serine hydrolase — protein sequence MNHALRGGRLLAALAVTATLTAPSPVWAQESDDRAATDPTPENVAAFLDRRVPELLDEYQVPGAAVSVADSEGDLAIGGYGYADLEERVPVDAEETAFVSASVAKSLTATTALQLVDQGLLDLHTDVNEYLPDDVAVADTFPGRPVTLHDLLTHSAGFEDRFVGIISEDPRDTGTLHEYVRDNQPDRVRPPGRFATYSNYSFALTGFLVETASGRDFTEYAGEHLLDPLGMDHTAYAGPGDPQAREALNAASQYQWADGGPVPAPQRFGLNALPFGGFYTTAPDMARFMRAHLGGGTLDGSEILSRERSEAMFDRQFSARPDAFGVGYGTRESLAAGHRAVGHPGSIFGARAEYALLPEADLGIFVAANGDGDPPEGVRDLPRALIGELAAEFVPPAAPADDPVAADEDGEGGYAGTYVTTLTNDGNVEHVNSALNHVTVREEDDGSLTLSGPSAPSETWLPQGGGMFRSEDGANVLSFVVESGEAVALGFASDTTRTYARVPWYLAPATHGIVLLLGAALAAGAVLWPLSRLVPARLRRRGRAPSAPAAPRRARLLAGATAALVLGYAAGLLWWLSGVDVPYMLMLGFPAPLLLPPAIGVVATAGVLVLAAVAWARRWWSPTGRVHYTLVALGLTGFLAIAHHYNFVWNPLM from the coding sequence GTGAACCACGCGCTGAGAGGGGGCCGCCTCCTGGCGGCCCTCGCGGTGACAGCGACCCTGACCGCTCCATCCCCCGTGTGGGCGCAGGAGAGCGACGACCGGGCCGCCACCGACCCCACCCCCGAAAACGTCGCCGCCTTCCTCGACCGGCGCGTGCCCGAACTCCTGGACGAGTACCAGGTCCCCGGCGCGGCCGTCTCGGTGGCGGACTCCGAGGGCGACCTCGCCATCGGCGGCTACGGGTACGCCGACCTGGAGGAGCGGGTTCCGGTCGACGCCGAGGAGACCGCGTTCGTCTCCGCCTCCGTGGCCAAGTCCCTGACCGCCACCACCGCCCTCCAACTCGTCGACCAAGGCCTCCTGGACCTGCACACCGACGTCAACGAGTACCTGCCCGACGACGTGGCCGTCGCCGACACCTTCCCCGGGCGACCGGTGACCCTGCACGACCTGCTGACCCACTCGGCCGGGTTCGAGGACCGCTTCGTCGGCATCATCTCCGAGGACCCTCGGGACACCGGGACCCTGCACGAGTACGTCCGGGACAACCAGCCGGACCGCGTGCGCCCCCCTGGGCGCTTCGCCACGTACTCGAACTACTCCTTCGCGCTCACCGGATTCCTCGTGGAGACGGCCAGCGGACGGGACTTCACCGAGTACGCCGGGGAACACCTCCTCGACCCGTTGGGCATGGACCACACGGCCTACGCCGGCCCAGGGGACCCCCAGGCCCGCGAGGCGCTCAACGCCGCCTCCCAGTACCAGTGGGCCGACGGCGGCCCGGTTCCCGCTCCCCAGCGCTTCGGACTCAACGCGCTGCCCTTCGGCGGCTTCTACACCACCGCCCCCGACATGGCCCGGTTCATGCGGGCCCACCTCGGCGGCGGCACGCTCGACGGCAGCGAGATCCTGTCCCGGGAGCGGTCGGAGGCCATGTTCGACCGGCAGTTCAGTGCCAGGCCGGACGCGTTCGGTGTGGGGTACGGCACGCGCGAGTCCCTGGCCGCCGGGCATCGGGCCGTCGGCCACCCCGGCAGCATCTTCGGCGCCCGCGCCGAGTACGCCCTCCTGCCCGAAGCGGACCTGGGGATCTTCGTGGCGGCCAACGGCGACGGCGACCCGCCGGAAGGGGTCCGGGACCTGCCCCGGGCCCTGATCGGCGAGCTGGCCGCCGAGTTCGTGCCCCCGGCCGCTCCGGCGGACGACCCTGTGGCCGCCGACGAGGACGGCGAAGGCGGATACGCAGGAACCTACGTCACCACGCTCACCAACGACGGCAACGTGGAGCACGTCAACTCCGCGCTCAACCATGTCACCGTGCGCGAGGAGGACGACGGGTCCCTCACCCTGTCCGGCCCCTCGGCGCCCTCGGAGACCTGGTTGCCCCAGGGCGGGGGGATGTTCCGCTCCGAGGACGGAGCGAACGTGCTATCCTTCGTCGTCGAGAGCGGGGAGGCCGTCGCGCTCGGGTTCGCCTCCGACACCACCCGCACCTACGCGCGCGTGCCCTGGTACCTCGCGCCCGCCACCCACGGGATCGTCCTGCTGCTGGGGGCGGCGCTCGCGGCCGGCGCGGTCCTGTGGCCGCTGTCCCGGCTCGTGCCCGCGCGGCTGCGCCGTCGCGGGCGGGCTCCCTCGGCCCCGGCGGCGCCCCGCCGCGCCCGGCTCCTCGCGGGGGCCACCGCCGCTCTGGTGCTGGGGTACGCCGCCGGGCTGCTCTGGTGGCTGTCCGGGGTCGACGTCCCCTACATGCTGATGCTCGGCTTCCCGGCACCGCTCCTGCTGCCGCCCGCCATCGGCGTGGTCGCGACGGCCGGGGTCCTGGTCCTGGCCGCCGTCGCCTGGGCCCGCCGGTGGTGGAGCCCGACCGGTCGCGTGCACTACACGCTGGTGGCCCTGGGCCTCACCGGATTCCTTGCGATCGCCCACCACTACAACTTCGTGTGGAATCCGCTCATGTGA
- a CDS encoding carboxymuconolactone decarboxylase family protein, giving the protein MQPRISLYGSELSAKVTKHFVAASQVLAGSGVPHTTQELVRLRSSQINGCGFCVDMHFKEAVHAGEEPTRLNLVAAWREATVFTDAERAALELAEEGTRIADAAGGVSDEVWENAAKHYDEEQLAALVAGIALINAFNRLNVMIQNPAGDYRPGQFA; this is encoded by the coding sequence ATGCAGCCCCGGATCAGCCTCTACGGCAGCGAACTCTCGGCCAAGGTCACGAAGCACTTCGTGGCGGCCTCACAGGTCCTCGCCGGGTCGGGCGTCCCCCACACCACCCAGGAACTCGTGCGGCTGCGGTCCAGCCAGATCAACGGCTGCGGCTTCTGCGTCGACATGCACTTCAAGGAGGCCGTCCACGCCGGAGAGGAGCCCACGCGCCTCAACCTGGTCGCCGCCTGGCGGGAGGCCACCGTCTTCACCGACGCCGAGCGCGCCGCGCTGGAACTGGCCGAGGAGGGGACCCGTATCGCCGACGCCGCCGGCGGTGTGAGCGACGAGGTATGGGAGAACGCCGCCAAGCACTACGACGAGGAGCAGCTGGCCGCTCTGGTGGCGGGCATCGCCCTCATCAACGCCTTCAACCGGCTGAACGTCATGATCCAGAACCCCGCCGGTGACTACCGCCCCGGCCAGTTCGCCTGA